Part of the Halobacteriovorax vibrionivorans genome, AATAGGCAGATTAAATGCTTTGGGAATAACAGAACTAGATAATTTAAGTTTTGATAACTACACTCCAATATTTGCAATTGCACTATACTCACGCATGAGTATGAGCGAAGCGTGGTATTCAAAAGAATATAATATTGAGCAACTTGAAGAATATTTCAATTTAGATACTAATAAGGACATTCAATCGAGACTAAGAAGATTTCTAAAAAATACTCCGTCTGAAATACTTAACGATCTTGGAATCTCTTCAAGATATTCTGATTACAAAATGAGTACTAAAAGAGTTTTCTACAGCACAAGAATTCCTTTGATTGATTATAATTACAATTTCACACTGACTGCTCCAAAACTGCTGACTTATCTTAAGTATCAAAACTCAGTGTCGCATAATTGGCTTGCAGATATAACTTATCGAAGCTTTGGCGCAAGATCATATGGAGACTGGTTTCTAGAAAATTTAGCTGAAGAATCATTTGGAAACGACTACTACCAAAAACGAATTGGATTTAAAGATCAAGAGCCCCATGCACTACTCTACACAGGCTCAGGCCTAGATTCAAAGATCAATGATGAGCGTGTTGATAATTACGCAACTTGTGCAATTATAGTTAAAGCATATGAACAATTAGAGTTAGAATTAGCAGACTATGGTAAAGGGCTTAGCGATATATTACCAGTTGCTGGAGTTGATATAGGAACATTGGCCAATCGCTTAAATGCACGTCGAAACCTAGGATCAATAATGGCCAAGACAGGAACTCTAATGAATACAAAGTCTCTAGCAGGTAAGCTAAAGACGAAATCAGGAGATATATTCTTTGGCTTCTTTCATCATGTATATAAGGCCAATGGAAGCGAACAATATAATGCAAAAATTGTTCAAGATCTTATGACAGAATATTTAATTGAAGAATTTGGAGGAGCAAAACCTCTTATCTACAAAAGGCCAAAACAATTCTTCCCACTAAAATTATCAGAGGCAGTGCTACTTGAATAAACTTACCATTCCACTTGTCATATTTTTTATAGGTCTTGCTACTTATATTTCTCGTAACGGAACAAAGGCCGCTAATACAACGTTCGAGTCTCCTGTTCCTATTGAAATCTCAAGAGAGAGTAGAAAAGAATTAGAGCGCACTAATATAAAAAATCATAGCAATTATAAAAATTTTGATGAGGCCTTAATTGCAAGCCTAGCGATGGAGGATGACGAAGAAGTTATTCATGCATTAAAAGCAGGGGCAAATCCAAATATAATCTTTAATAATCGAAAGTTTACCATGGCAATGGATAAGAGTTTAAATTGTAACCCTAAAATTCTTATGGCCCTAATTGAAGCGGGGGCCGATTTAAATATGAAAGATACTCACAATAAAAGTGCACTTGATTATGCCAAGAGAAATGGAAATGAAGAGTGTATAAATATTCTTATTGATTCTGGTGCAAAATAAAAATGGGGCCTTGGCTTGTACTTTAAAAGAAAAGGTAGGATTTTAGAGCAAGAGAAAAAAACAAATTCTTGTTTTTCAGCATGGTCGGTAGAAGTGTTAAGTGGGACTCTTTTTAAAGAACCAAGGCCATCCAACCATTGATACTTTAATTAAAGCAATGCACGTGCCAACTTTTGAACTGATTCACTCAAGTAAATTCAAATAGTTAATCG contains:
- a CDS encoding D-alanyl-D-alanine carboxypeptidase gives rise to the protein MNSFKLISIFLFAISVNANIHNEIANKWLELSKEFGLDSKEHGFCYLYNGEIYGKTAHLKARLASTSKPLTSLMALKTQGPNYEHQTEVISDGRNIHLIGSDDGMFNEDKIFYLIGRLNALGITELDNLSFDNYTPIFAIALYSRMSMSEAWYSKEYNIEQLEEYFNLDTNKDIQSRLRRFLKNTPSEILNDLGISSRYSDYKMSTKRVFYSTRIPLIDYNYNFTLTAPKLLTYLKYQNSVSHNWLADITYRSFGARSYGDWFLENLAEESFGNDYYQKRIGFKDQEPHALLYTGSGLDSKINDERVDNYATCAIIVKAYEQLELELADYGKGLSDILPVAGVDIGTLANRLNARRNLGSIMAKTGTLMNTKSLAGKLKTKSGDIFFGFFHHVYKANGSEQYNAKIVQDLMTEYLIEEFGGAKPLIYKRPKQFFPLKLSEAVLLE
- a CDS encoding ankyrin repeat domain-containing protein; amino-acid sequence: MNKLTIPLVIFFIGLATYISRNGTKAANTTFESPVPIEISRESRKELERTNIKNHSNYKNFDEALIASLAMEDDEEVIHALKAGANPNIIFNNRKFTMAMDKSLNCNPKILMALIEAGADLNMKDTHNKSALDYAKRNGNEECINILIDSGAK